From one Triticum urartu cultivar G1812 chromosome 3, Tu2.1, whole genome shotgun sequence genomic stretch:
- the LOC125549533 gene encoding transcription initiation factor IIA subunit 2-like, with amino-acid sequence MATEAFEMYRQSEIGYALTETLDEMVSSGVLSPDLAITVLLQFDKSMGHALDKHVKSRAFFKRGNLCTYRNCDDVWTLILRDVTFKNEDIETVLHKVKIVACDSAVLKKPLKPITCHQCQP; translated from the exons ATGGCGACGGAGGCGTTCGAGATGTACCGGCAGTCGGAGATCGGCTACGCCCTCACCGAGACGCTGGACGAGATGGTGAGCAGCGGCGTGCTCAGCCCCGACCTCGCCATCACCGTCCTCCTGCAGTTCGACAAG TCCATGGGACACGCGCTGGATAAGCATGTCAAGAGCAGGGCCTTCTTCAAG CGCGGCAATCTGTGCACATACAGGAACTGCGATGACGTCTGGACATTAATCTTGAGAGACGTGACGTTCAAGAACGAGGATATCGAAACAGTCCTCCACAAAGTGAAGATCGTCGCCTGCGATTCTGCTGTGCTTAAGAAGCCTCTCAAACCTATTACTTGCCATCAGTGCCAACCATAG